The Ignavibacteriales bacterium genome includes a region encoding these proteins:
- a CDS encoding DUF2723 domain-containing protein, whose amino-acid sequence MATQPTTSYQRQIKRYGVILFCLCAFFFGLIPYGGVRSSDSEVVFRVGESLALRGVFYVEHDLEDWHSFGVATGKSNRLYAIFGPLESILLAPIIKVGDLVNETGWYKPLSPILPLSHFTEGGFFDYLEGRHTQTPRPHALRTFTSFFNVFMTSFCVFVFWQILLLLTKSIPASFLVSIIYAFGTHAWPYAGTFFSEPLATLLVLLSFFYLLKAGEPEASGEGNRTNRPVFLSGIWMGLAITAHITAALYAPFFALYFFWRDIENRPSLLGRLERGAVFAVGVFILLFLLGWYNYFRFGSFFETGRTASAISGEIFGYGTFVYPFRGLYGLIFGAGKGVLFFMPALVLGAFLSKSFLRENRQLFWTVTLAVAFRVLFIASRSDWHGGFCTGPRYLVMAIPFLLIPIAFWLKSHESTRFARAFGFMTVFGLLFSIEQFYFCLAEAFSFLQIWKFNEQLAGFSVFENDIIYLDWKYSPLLSPSSMKISPFLLRWTQLPMGELMALGSVVLLILFFIFYLILLKMPRSASN is encoded by the coding sequence ATGGCGACCCAACCGACCACTTCATACCAGCGTCAAATCAAGCGCTATGGAGTCATTCTCTTTTGCCTGTGCGCTTTCTTTTTCGGATTGATTCCATACGGCGGTGTCCGATCGTCAGACAGCGAAGTGGTATTTCGTGTCGGAGAGTCGCTTGCGCTCAGAGGGGTGTTTTACGTAGAGCATGATCTGGAAGATTGGCATTCGTTTGGAGTTGCCACCGGTAAATCGAATCGCCTGTACGCTATTTTTGGTCCGCTCGAATCTATTCTCCTTGCCCCGATCATCAAAGTTGGCGATCTCGTCAATGAAACGGGGTGGTACAAACCACTCTCCCCGATTCTTCCACTGAGCCATTTCACCGAAGGTGGGTTTTTCGATTACCTCGAAGGGAGGCACACGCAAACCCCCAGACCGCATGCCCTCAGGACGTTCACTTCCTTCTTCAACGTTTTCATGACCTCGTTCTGCGTGTTCGTGTTCTGGCAAATCCTGTTGTTGTTGACCAAATCGATTCCCGCAAGCTTCCTCGTTTCGATCATCTATGCATTCGGGACGCACGCCTGGCCGTATGCGGGGACGTTCTTCAGCGAGCCGCTTGCCACCTTGCTGGTGCTCCTCTCATTCTTCTATCTCCTGAAAGCCGGAGAACCGGAAGCGTCAGGAGAGGGGAACCGGACCAACCGACCGGTTTTCCTCAGCGGGATATGGATGGGTCTTGCCATCACCGCGCACATCACAGCGGCGCTCTATGCTCCGTTCTTCGCGTTGTATTTTTTCTGGAGAGACATCGAAAACCGTCCGTCGCTTCTCGGCCGGTTGGAGAGGGGAGCTGTCTTCGCGGTTGGTGTTTTTATTCTCCTCTTTCTCCTGGGTTGGTATAACTATTTCCGATTCGGCAGCTTCTTTGAGACGGGCCGAACCGCGAGCGCGATTTCCGGCGAGATCTTCGGCTATGGTACGTTCGTGTATCCATTCAGGGGGCTCTACGGACTGATTTTCGGAGCGGGGAAGGGCGTCCTGTTCTTCATGCCCGCCCTGGTACTCGGAGCGTTCCTCTCAAAGAGCTTTCTGCGTGAGAATAGACAACTCTTCTGGACGGTGACATTAGCGGTTGCGTTCAGAGTGCTGTTCATTGCATCACGCAGCGACTGGCATGGAGGATTCTGCACCGGCCCGCGCTACCTCGTCATGGCGATTCCATTTCTTCTGATCCCGATTGCCTTCTGGTTGAAGAGTCACGAGTCGACGCGGTTTGCACGCGCTTTTGGATTCATGACGGTTTTTGGCTTGCTCTTTTCGATTGAGCAGTTTTACTTCTGTCTGGCCGAGGCCTTTTCATTCCTGCAGATTTGGAAGTTCAACGAGCAGCTCGCCGGGTTCAGTGTGTTTGAGAACGATATTATTTATCTGGATTGGAAGTATTCTCCGTTGCTCAGTCCGTCTTCGATGAAAATATCCCCCTTTCTGCTTCGTTGGACTCAGCTCCCGATGGGCGAATTGATGGCACTTGGCTCGGTTGTGTTGCTGATCCTATTCTTCATTTTCTACCTGATTTTGCTGAAAATGCCCAGATCTGCCTCAAACTGA
- a CDS encoding DUF2723 domain-containing protein — translation MGTGSMNNLRRLAGISLPTVAVVVVLLVYLKTLLPGVGYSGDTSKFQFVGKVLGTPHEPGSPTYVILNYLFVSLFPFGATAYKANLLSALFSALTLFVVARTLMMLGVRRSISGAVVLIFGFTYTLWSQSIIAEVYALNTLFVALTIHFFIRWHLTGKYSDFLTACGVYAFSFGVHLIVLMLLPGIVYLVWVTRREFFGNPRIILHVACIILLGAAQYGYLFWRYYAADTSYLEIAVPDLKTLRFYVSGGQFQSYFFAGGLKGFFFIGSPIILRLLWLEYLLLLPVSLIGFLALRSGRLKMFLLLCVSTTLLFTLLYAIADIFVYLLPVYLVVALMLGLALEWMFVKCPRRYSWLVGTVLAALPLTFFMMNYTTVDQSHNVRAKHLVEESIRVVGRNSLIVCPDYDFAEYYWYYVFAEGRERDSIYVLFSHDDNLPLHDLREYTSNGRPFYLPLERRNTPPGLTVYYCTAYQPSPIDRQRTRYPASRDMLDDYRRSFVEGPMRLLAATGYRFVLAADSLYRVEKPVR, via the coding sequence ATGGGCACTGGCTCGATGAACAATTTGCGAAGGCTGGCAGGTATTTCTCTGCCGACGGTTGCGGTTGTCGTCGTTCTTCTGGTCTACCTCAAAACGCTCCTGCCGGGAGTAGGATATTCGGGGGATACGAGCAAGTTCCAGTTCGTCGGCAAGGTGTTGGGGACTCCCCACGAACCGGGATCACCAACCTACGTCATTCTGAATTACCTCTTCGTCTCGTTGTTCCCGTTCGGCGCGACAGCCTACAAGGCGAACCTGCTGTCAGCTCTCTTCTCCGCTCTCACGCTTTTTGTAGTCGCTCGCACACTGATGATGCTCGGGGTCCGCCGTTCCATTTCTGGCGCAGTTGTTCTGATCTTCGGATTCACATACACCCTCTGGTCGCAATCGATCATTGCCGAAGTGTATGCTCTGAATACCCTCTTCGTTGCCTTGACGATCCATTTCTTCATCCGCTGGCATCTCACGGGAAAGTACAGCGATTTCCTGACAGCGTGTGGCGTGTATGCGTTTTCGTTCGGTGTTCACCTCATTGTTCTTATGCTCCTGCCCGGAATCGTGTATCTCGTCTGGGTTACACGCAGGGAGTTCTTCGGAAATCCTCGTATCATACTCCATGTGGCGTGTATCATTCTTCTCGGCGCAGCTCAATATGGTTATCTGTTCTGGAGATACTATGCGGCCGATACTTCGTACCTCGAAATTGCGGTGCCCGATCTGAAAACCCTCCGGTTTTATGTCTCCGGGGGGCAATTTCAGTCGTACTTTTTCGCAGGTGGTCTGAAGGGGTTCTTCTTCATTGGGAGCCCAATCATACTCCGCCTTCTCTGGCTCGAGTACCTTCTCCTTCTTCCTGTCTCTTTGATTGGCTTCCTGGCGTTGCGCAGTGGCCGGCTGAAAATGTTCCTCCTGCTTTGTGTTTCGACGACTTTGCTCTTCACGCTTTTGTACGCCATTGCGGACATTTTCGTATATCTCCTGCCCGTCTATCTGGTGGTTGCGCTGATGCTTGGTCTCGCCCTCGAGTGGATGTTTGTGAAATGTCCCCGACGGTACTCCTGGCTTGTTGGCACCGTCCTTGCTGCGTTGCCGCTCACGTTTTTCATGATGAACTACACGACGGTCGATCAGAGCCATAATGTGCGTGCGAAGCACCTTGTCGAGGAATCCATCCGTGTTGTCGGTAGAAACTCACTCATAGTCTGTCCTGATTACGACTTTGCGGAGTACTACTGGTACTATGTGTTCGCCGAGGGGAGGGAGCGAGACAGCATCTATGTTCTCTTCTCTCATGATGACAACCTCCCGTTGCACGATCTGCGCGAATACACAAGCAACGGCCGTCCGTTCTACCTGCCGCTGGAACGACGGAATACACCTCCCGGGCTCACCGTCTATTATTGTACAGCGTATCAGCCATCGCCGATTGATCGCCAGCGGACCAGATATCCGGCAAGCCGGGACATGCTCGATGACTACCGCCGCTCATTCGTCGAAGGGCCGATGAGACTTCTGGCAGCGACAGGCTACCGGTTCGTGCTGGCTGCCGATTCCCTGTACCGGGTCGAAAAACCTGTCCGATAG
- a CDS encoding T9SS type A sorting domain-containing protein produces the protein MKKYRQIFILLSAMMLLVTSQALANVYASNVRITQQGTQAAFDGKFTDGTGVSIRFVLSDRADSVIATIKNGSVVVRTLKAVKMSLGDTSIVWDGKNSAGTYVGSATYTLSLATYDQGYFSFTEIVYYLAPGLSTRGATTVNNPASKSFGFAFGIDFGGFLGTTGIAKFSGDGQPWGNSQGVSQVTNTGIALGTGEARWGPQADADGYIYVLGRTAKQVYRFHADTANVVLVDSGYGAYYPFGIAIRNDAASKTFAVVVNNSSSTASLTADSKILTYKLNTGAVTYFGAKDTLVKGAGAFAFWDVVFGRDSTLYTTYISSVGDWPRSGVAKFNLKGKKLPLTMADTVWTVRVDSGRVGTLSMFTGSAADGSLDVVYFVNARRASTDPPSGQGIYAIYNPNSARPTRAVAYPDRDNNASITKSDVSVDPAGNLVYFENSNEEIAIISPPDGPNSYTTTVSMALTVTTDVERTGQIPSNFALEQNYPNPFNPSTMIRFSVPTSARVTLKVYDVVGRQVAELVDQELSAGVYNYRFDANRLAGGTYFCRMTATGTQQSFSETKKLVLLK, from the coding sequence ATGAAAAAATATCGACAGATTTTCATCCTGCTGTCGGCGATGATGTTGCTCGTAACTTCACAGGCTCTTGCGAACGTCTATGCTTCAAACGTCCGCATTACGCAGCAGGGGACACAAGCCGCGTTTGACGGCAAGTTCACCGATGGCACGGGCGTCTCAATCCGCTTCGTGCTGAGCGATCGAGCCGATTCAGTTATTGCCACAATCAAGAATGGAAGTGTAGTCGTACGGACTCTCAAAGCAGTGAAGATGTCTCTTGGCGACACCTCGATCGTTTGGGACGGCAAGAACAGCGCCGGCACGTACGTCGGCAGCGCCACGTACACGCTTTCTCTGGCCACGTACGACCAGGGATATTTCTCCTTTACAGAAATCGTGTACTACTTAGCCCCAGGTCTTTCGACGCGCGGAGCGACCACCGTCAACAATCCTGCCTCGAAGAGCTTTGGTTTCGCTTTCGGGATCGACTTCGGCGGATTCCTCGGGACCACAGGCATCGCGAAGTTCTCAGGAGACGGACAGCCATGGGGGAATTCACAAGGAGTCTCACAGGTCACAAACACTGGCATTGCTCTGGGAACCGGTGAAGCCCGCTGGGGTCCTCAGGCTGATGCTGATGGATACATCTATGTCCTCGGCCGGACAGCGAAACAGGTCTATCGCTTCCATGCGGATACGGCGAATGTCGTGCTCGTGGATTCCGGATACGGAGCATACTACCCGTTCGGAATCGCGATTAGAAACGATGCCGCGTCAAAGACCTTTGCCGTTGTTGTAAATAACAGTTCAAGCACAGCCAGTCTGACAGCCGACTCCAAGATTCTGACCTACAAGTTGAATACGGGAGCGGTCACATACTTTGGAGCGAAAGACACTCTGGTGAAAGGGGCCGGAGCATTCGCGTTCTGGGATGTCGTGTTCGGAAGAGATTCCACTCTGTATACCACATACATATCGAGCGTGGGTGACTGGCCCCGGTCAGGAGTCGCCAAATTCAATCTCAAGGGGAAGAAACTCCCCCTCACGATGGCCGATACGGTATGGACGGTACGCGTGGATTCAGGCCGCGTAGGGACACTTTCGATGTTCACCGGGTCAGCGGCAGACGGTTCACTGGATGTTGTCTACTTTGTGAATGCAAGGAGGGCAAGCACCGATCCACCGTCCGGGCAGGGCATCTACGCTATCTACAACCCTAATTCGGCACGTCCGACAAGGGCCGTCGCATATCCCGACAGAGACAACAATGCTTCGATCACAAAATCCGACGTCTCCGTCGATCCGGCGGGAAACCTGGTCTACTTCGAAAACTCAAATGAAGAAATCGCGATTATTTCTCCTCCTGATGGACCGAACAGCTATACGACGACGGTGTCCATGGCGTTGACTGTTACAACTGATGTAGAACGGACCGGACAGATTCCTTCGAATTTTGCGCTCGAGCAGAATTACCCGAACCCGTTCAACCCGAGTACGATGATCCGCTTCAGCGTCCCGACGAGCGCACGGGTGACGTTGAAGGTCTACGACGTCGTTGGCAGGCAGGTGGCGGAATTGGTTGATCAGGAACTCTCCGCAGGAGTTTACAACTACCGGTTCGATGCGAACAGGCTGGCAGGAGGGACCTACTTCTGCAGAATGACAGCAACCGGCACGCAGCAGAGTTTCTCTGAAACAAAGAAGCTCGTTCTGCTAAAGTAA
- a CDS encoding T9SS type A sorting domain-containing protein, whose protein sequence is MRIVLFGMLLLASITYAHNSYTGGYSGAPGMRTCASSCHGSGSGTLVVNGFPASYVAGQTYRLTVAHVGGSPIVNFNLTTRIGSTSVVGGTFAPVSNSTLYSGADGGVYASPHTIDSAVINWTAPAKGSGIVTLYAAAFQGTTSSGSGQSRALSITSAEIVTSVDQERSMPLAFSLHQNYPNPFNPSTALSFRLSAISLVTLKVSNALGEEVATLVNEVRPAGLNSVRWDASSLPSGVYYYRLQSNGYLATKKMLLLR, encoded by the coding sequence ATGAGGATCGTCCTGTTCGGAATGCTCTTGTTGGCTTCCATAACATATGCGCACAATTCCTACACGGGGGGCTACTCCGGAGCACCGGGAATGCGCACGTGCGCATCTTCATGTCACGGAAGCGGCAGCGGAACTCTGGTCGTGAACGGTTTTCCTGCTTCGTATGTAGCGGGTCAGACCTACCGGCTCACCGTTGCGCACGTCGGCGGTTCTCCCATCGTCAATTTCAATTTGACGACACGGATAGGCTCGACGTCCGTTGTCGGGGGAACATTCGCACCTGTCTCGAATAGCACTCTCTACTCGGGAGCCGATGGCGGGGTCTACGCCAGTCCTCATACCATCGATTCAGCCGTGATCAATTGGACGGCCCCCGCGAAGGGAAGCGGAATTGTCACTCTCTATGCGGCGGCATTTCAGGGCACAACGTCAAGCGGTAGCGGACAGAGCCGCGCTCTTTCGATCACTTCTGCTGAGATTGTCACAAGCGTGGACCAGGAGAGATCCATGCCACTCGCGTTCTCGCTTCATCAAAACTATCCGAATCCGTTCAATCCGAGTACAGCTCTGAGCTTTCGCCTATCAGCCATCAGCCTTGTAACGCTGAAGGTATCGAACGCACTGGGAGAAGAGGTTGCGACACTCGTAAACGAAGTTCGCCCAGCGGGCTTGAACTCGGTGCGATGGGACGCGAGTTCCTTACCGAGCGGCGTCTATTACTATCGCCTTCAATCCAACGGGTATCTGGCGACGAAGAAAATGCTACTGCTGAGGTAA
- a CDS encoding T9SS type A sorting domain-containing protein, with amino-acid sequence MKKILLAFSLALTHLSLLNAQADRRVILVIIDGARYSETLGDPSARYVPRIRSLAQQGVVLDSMLNDDITVTARAIPAIWSGSWAAPHDTIVNGAANQYATAPTVWEYFRKSRGVDSTHALYIMKLLSTPWIQSIHPQYGPAYWPWYVLQGSSDLDVWQNAKAKLQAHHPELAVIYFPDVDSAPSRGWSAYTQAIVTADSIVGMLWNFLQGDPFYRNTTTLLVTNDHGRHLDGVQNGFVSHGDGCWGCRHIMFLGVGAGMPKGMHSSVRRTITDITPTIGSLLGFPTPYATGKSMAEILTSVEAGSRDESLPRTVQLGQNFPNPFNPSTVLSFRLSAVSFASLRVFNVLGEEVATLVNEVRPAGTHTVQWNANSLPSGIYFYRLQAGTCTDTKKMTLLR; translated from the coding sequence ATGAAAAAGATACTTCTCGCTTTCAGCCTTGCCCTTACTCACCTAAGTCTCTTGAATGCTCAAGCTGATCGCCGCGTCATTCTGGTGATCATCGACGGCGCCCGCTACTCGGAGACTCTCGGCGACCCTTCCGCCAGATATGTCCCGCGAATACGGTCACTCGCTCAGCAAGGCGTCGTGCTCGACAGCATGCTGAACGACGATATCACCGTCACTGCGCGTGCCATTCCGGCGATATGGTCTGGCTCCTGGGCAGCTCCTCACGATACAATAGTCAATGGCGCCGCGAACCAGTACGCCACGGCCCCCACTGTCTGGGAGTATTTTCGCAAATCCCGGGGTGTGGATTCAACACACGCACTGTACATCATGAAATTGTTGTCGACTCCATGGATTCAGAGCATCCATCCGCAGTACGGTCCGGCATACTGGCCCTGGTACGTTCTTCAAGGCTCGTCGGATCTGGATGTTTGGCAAAATGCGAAGGCAAAACTCCAGGCACATCATCCTGAGCTCGCCGTGATCTACTTTCCGGATGTTGATTCGGCCCCTTCCAGAGGTTGGTCTGCATATACACAGGCAATCGTGACGGCGGATAGCATCGTCGGAATGCTCTGGAATTTCCTTCAAGGTGATCCATTCTATCGGAACACCACCACGCTGCTCGTCACCAACGATCATGGCCGACATCTCGACGGTGTTCAGAATGGATTTGTGAGCCACGGTGATGGATGCTGGGGGTGCAGACACATCATGTTTCTTGGCGTGGGGGCAGGCATGCCGAAAGGGATGCACTCGTCCGTTCGCAGGACAATCACCGATATCACGCCGACTATCGGGTCACTTCTCGGGTTTCCGACCCCATATGCTACAGGCAAGTCCATGGCGGAGATTCTCACAAGCGTTGAGGCCGGCTCGCGGGACGAATCATTGCCCCGGACTGTCCAGCTCGGACAGAACTTTCCCAATCCGTTTAATCCGAGTACAGTTCTCAGCTTTCGGCTGTCAGCCGTCAGCTTTGCGTCTCTAAGGGTATTCAATGTCTTGGGAGAAGAAGTTGCGACCCTCGTAAACGAAGTCCGCCCGGCAGGCACGCACACGGTACAATGGAACGCGAATTCTCTGCCGAGCGGCATCTACTTCTACAGACTGCAAGCTGGGACATGTACGGACACGAAAAAGATGACCTTGCTGAGATAG